One stretch of Aquimarina sp. Aq107 DNA includes these proteins:
- a CDS encoding iron-containing alcohol dehydrogenase — protein MRNFELYVPTKVIFGKGEIKKLSNEIPKDKKILLLYGGGSIKKNGVYDQVTAALKEHTVIEFSGIEANPEYTTLLKALEVIKNEDIGYMLAVGGGSVIDGTKFLSSAALYEGDNPWDILAKRIRTLKGLPFGTVLTLPATGSEMNSGAVVSRSETNEKMVMGGPGLFPKFSICDPTVVHSIPKRQLANGIADAYTHVLEQYMTYPADAPLQDRFSEGILQTLIEIAPSVIKDPSDYTAASNFMWCCTMALNGYIQKGVPTDWSVHMIAHELTAFYGIDHARTLAVILPSAYTKKFEHKKEKLAQYAERIFNVTEGSTEERAREAIKRTEGFYQSLGIDTRLRDYTDDYEGFSKKVAKNLTDHGMTALGEHQDITPEVAAEIVEMAY, from the coding sequence ATGAGGAATTTTGAATTATACGTACCTACTAAAGTGATTTTTGGTAAAGGAGAGATTAAGAAATTAAGTAACGAAATACCAAAAGACAAAAAGATTTTATTATTGTACGGTGGAGGAAGTATTAAAAAAAATGGTGTTTATGATCAGGTAACTGCTGCTCTAAAAGAACATACAGTAATAGAATTTTCTGGAATTGAAGCTAATCCAGAATACACAACCTTATTAAAAGCTTTAGAAGTAATTAAAAATGAAGATATTGGGTATATGCTTGCTGTCGGTGGTGGTTCAGTTATAGATGGAACTAAATTTTTATCTTCTGCAGCTCTTTATGAAGGTGATAATCCATGGGATATATTAGCCAAAAGAATAAGAACTCTAAAAGGATTACCATTTGGAACTGTATTGACACTACCCGCTACCGGAAGTGAAATGAATAGTGGTGCCGTTGTTAGTAGATCAGAAACTAATGAAAAAATGGTGATGGGCGGACCTGGATTATTTCCTAAGTTTTCTATTTGTGACCCAACGGTAGTACACAGTATACCTAAAAGACAATTGGCTAATGGTATAGCAGACGCATATACACATGTTTTAGAACAATATATGACGTATCCTGCAGACGCACCTTTACAAGATCGTTTCTCAGAAGGAATTTTACAAACATTAATAGAAATAGCACCTTCTGTAATAAAAGATCCTAGTGACTACACCGCTGCATCTAATTTTATGTGGTGTTGTACAATGGCATTGAACGGTTATATTCAAAAAGGGGTTCCTACCGATTGGAGTGTTCATATGATAGCACATGAGCTTACAGCTTTTTACGGTATTGATCACGCAAGAACATTAGCTGTCATATTACCTAGTGCATACACTAAAAAATTCGAGCATAAAAAAGAAAAGTTAGCTCAATATGCTGAACGTATTTTTAACGTTACAGAAGGTAGTACGGAAGAAAGAGCTAGAGAAGCTATAAAAAGAACTGAAGGCTTTTATCAATCATTAGGAATAGATACCAGATTAAGAGATTATACTGATGATTACGAAGGTTTTTCTAAAAAAGTGGCAAAAAACCTTACAGATCATGGTATGACTGCTTTGGGAGAACATCAAGATATTACGCCAGAAGTTGCAGCCGAAATAGTGGAAATGGCATATTAA
- a CDS encoding RNA polymerase sigma factor: MRNSQYKQEYDLIRRINDGDASAFRQLVYVYKDVSLSLAISILKNQVIAEDVLQEVFLKVYNKLHTFRFKSSFSTWLYRIVINTSYNELKKRRNSINIDELESGFIIPLVEKNAMDEADQKRFINLALQQLRPDEALVLRLFYLCEYKIKEIEKVTGFKTSKIKVDLYRGRENMHFQLKRLLGDDLNNLL; encoded by the coding sequence TTGAGAAATAGTCAATACAAGCAAGAATACGATCTAATTCGTAGAATAAATGATGGTGATGCATCAGCTTTTAGACAACTCGTGTATGTCTATAAAGATGTATCACTATCACTTGCTATTTCAATACTTAAAAATCAAGTTATTGCAGAAGATGTTTTACAAGAAGTGTTTTTAAAAGTATATAATAAGTTGCACACATTTCGGTTCAAATCGTCGTTTTCTACTTGGCTATATCGTATAGTGATTAATACCAGTTATAATGAATTAAAGAAGAGAAGGAATAGTATAAATATTGATGAATTAGAGAGTGGTTTTATAATTCCATTGGTAGAAAAAAATGCAATGGATGAAGCTGATCAAAAAAGATTTATAAATTTAGCATTACAGCAATTGCGCCCGGATGAGGCATTAGTACTCCGTCTCTTTTATTTATGTGAATATAAAATAAAGGAAATTGAAAAGGTTACAGGATTTAAAACCTCTAAAATTAAGGTAGATTTATATAGAGGGAGAGAAAATATGCATTTCCAGCTAAAAAGGTTATTAGGAGATGATTTAAATAACTTATTATGA
- a CDS encoding ATP-binding protein produces MIAPILPKNEKFRQAAVEKYDLLDTLPEESYDNITSIMSYICDVPISLITLLDKERNFLKSHHGIPFSESPREISFCGHAINSDDPITIIKDSREDERFDGNPLVTEHQAVFYAGAPLIDSEGFKLGTLCVYDVKPRELTLEQKNALLAMSKQVVNLFEQRYQNLKLTQLRDKLEKRNEDLKKFASVVSHDLKSPLANIISLTELLEDDNKDNLNAESLQYLEYLRTSSYSLRDYIDGILKFYKSDDIVKNNEEEIAIDLLIEELKKITDSEHKIDFNLSSDVNQVFANKTALMQILINLITNAIKYNSKSEIVIDIALKEEESFYIFSVKDNGDGIPKDFLDKIFDLFTVVGVEDRDGNVGTGIGLATVKKIIRNLGGDISVVSSKGTGSTFTFSISKT; encoded by the coding sequence ATGATAGCACCTATATTACCTAAAAATGAAAAATTTCGACAAGCTGCTGTAGAAAAGTATGATTTATTAGATACTTTACCAGAAGAGAGCTATGACAATATTACTTCAATAATGTCATACATCTGCGATGTTCCCATTTCGTTAATAACACTTTTAGATAAAGAACGTAATTTTTTAAAGTCTCATCATGGAATTCCTTTTAGTGAATCACCTCGCGAAATTTCATTTTGTGGACATGCTATCAATTCGGATGATCCTATTACAATAATTAAAGATTCTAGAGAAGACGAACGTTTTGACGGAAATCCTCTTGTAACTGAGCATCAGGCTGTTTTTTATGCTGGTGCACCTTTAATTGATTCTGAAGGTTTTAAATTAGGGACTTTGTGTGTTTATGATGTTAAACCACGAGAATTGACCCTTGAACAAAAAAATGCATTACTAGCAATGTCTAAGCAAGTAGTCAATTTATTTGAACAGCGATATCAGAATCTAAAACTAACTCAACTTCGTGATAAATTGGAGAAAAGAAATGAAGATCTTAAAAAGTTCGCAAGTGTAGTTTCTCATGACCTGAAATCTCCCTTGGCTAATATCATTTCGCTTACCGAACTTTTAGAGGATGATAATAAAGATAACCTTAATGCAGAATCACTTCAATATTTAGAATATCTAAGAACTTCTTCTTATTCGCTTAGAGATTATATAGATGGTATTCTTAAGTTTTATAAAAGTGATGATATCGTAAAAAATAATGAAGAAGAGATTGCTATTGATCTTTTGATAGAAGAGTTAAAGAAAATAACAGATTCTGAACATAAAATTGATTTTAATCTTTCTTCAGATGTAAATCAAGTTTTTGCAAATAAAACGGCATTGATGCAGATTTTGATTAATTTAATTACGAATGCAATCAAGTATAATTCAAAATCTGAGATAGTAATAGATATAGCACTTAAGGAAGAAGAGAGTTTTTATATATTTTCTGTAAAGGATAATGGTGATGGAATCCCAAAAGATTTTTTAGATAAAATATTTGATCTTTTTACCGTAGTAGGAGTAGAAGATAGAGATGGTAATGTTGGTACTGGTATCGGCTTAGCTACCGTTAAGAAAATAATTAGGAATTTAGGTGGTGATATTTCTGTTGTTTCTTCTAAGGGAACTGGTAGTACATTTACTTTTTCTATATCAAAAACTTAG
- a CDS encoding helix-turn-helix domain-containing protein, translating to MSFSDILLIILSSAGLLHGILFAFYLIGFKKKKTLTNLLLGLILVFMAFRIGKSVMLNFGNNLEPIFIFIGLAFLLLIGPFFRWYILGMTVPSFKLPKYYFIEIIPFLLVFFASLLVTKQWYETSDFVILIFGSGLVLIYLHFAVYILLGWIIIKKAKNQYQSVKKTKSHKAIFDWLRLLVFGFIIIWITYVLNILDESVPYIIGPVVYSIIIYFLSYKAFQLKATDLNGNAFNVSDDHSLFDEISKLMNTKLYLEPDLSLMKLSKLLGKSVQQTSSAINQYSNKNFNDYINHYRIQEAKKKLLNIGDKYTISSIAFDTGFSSLSSFNSAFKKFEGVTPSSYRKKNS from the coding sequence TTGAGTTTTTCCGATATTTTACTTATTATACTTAGCAGCGCAGGACTCTTGCACGGAATATTGTTTGCTTTTTATTTGATAGGTTTTAAAAAGAAAAAAACGCTTACAAATTTATTACTTGGACTGATTTTAGTATTTATGGCTTTCCGGATTGGTAAATCTGTAATGCTCAATTTTGGTAATAATTTAGAGCCTATTTTTATATTTATAGGATTAGCTTTTTTGCTATTAATAGGCCCTTTTTTTAGATGGTATATTTTGGGAATGACTGTTCCCAGTTTTAAATTGCCTAAGTACTATTTTATAGAAATTATACCATTCCTTTTAGTGTTTTTTGCTAGCCTCTTAGTTACTAAACAATGGTATGAAACAAGTGATTTTGTTATTTTAATATTTGGTAGTGGTTTAGTATTGATCTACCTGCATTTTGCGGTTTATATTCTCTTAGGATGGATTATTATAAAAAAAGCAAAGAATCAATATCAATCAGTTAAGAAAACTAAATCTCATAAAGCTATATTTGATTGGTTGCGCCTTTTAGTATTCGGTTTTATAATTATTTGGATAACATATGTGCTAAATATATTAGATGAATCAGTTCCTTATATTATTGGACCTGTAGTGTATTCTATAATTATTTATTTCTTGAGTTATAAGGCATTTCAACTAAAGGCTACAGATTTAAACGGTAATGCTTTTAATGTAAGTGATGATCATTCGTTATTTGATGAAATATCAAAATTAATGAACACAAAATTATATTTAGAACCAGATCTTTCATTGATGAAATTGAGTAAGTTGCTCGGAAAAAGTGTACAGCAAACATCATCTGCAATTAATCAATATTCTAATAAAAACTTTAATGATTATATTAATCATTACAGAATTCAGGAAGCTAAAAAAAAGCTATTAAATATCGGAGATAAATACACAATTTCCTCCATAGCTTTTGATACAGGTTTTAGTAGTCTCTCTTCATTTAATAGTGCATTTAAAAAATTTGAAGGTGTAACACCATCGTCTTATAGAAAGAAAAATTCTTAA
- a CDS encoding type 1 glutamine amidotransferase domain-containing protein encodes MFKKYKIFKWILISFGSIIISLFIFGWWFMGLIPSSENRIDITSTQISDLPYISKNKIDKRGKILAIVTSTDVMGNTEKSTGYELTELSRAYYVFQANGFDVDIASPLGGEPPVVIDAEDMGEFDYAFLNDSVAQHKVKHTIPVDKIDPDLYEAVFFAGGKGAMFDFPDNESIQAIVRNLYENDKVVGAVCHGPAALVNVTLNTGKHLLENKKVSGFTNAEELLLISDAKTIFPFLLQDKLVDQGGVFNEGMMYLENISKDKNLITGQNPWSTWVLAESMIAELGYTPKFRKVTGEENAVKVLKTYHEQGPEKARVLIDQMYTKDKQPMSRVLIAKHGIIAAMQGKIGRFISLTSLTSYAKKKSNKHS; translated from the coding sequence ATGTTCAAAAAGTATAAAATTTTTAAATGGATTCTTATCTCCTTTGGGAGTATTATTATTTCTCTATTCATTTTTGGGTGGTGGTTTATGGGTTTAATACCGTCATCAGAAAATAGGATAGACATTACATCAACTCAGATATCTGATTTACCATATATATCAAAAAATAAGATTGATAAACGTGGAAAGATTCTAGCAATCGTTACTAGTACGGATGTGATGGGAAATACTGAAAAAAGTACCGGTTATGAATTAACCGAATTATCTAGAGCATATTATGTTTTTCAGGCGAATGGATTTGATGTTGATATAGCAAGTCCTTTAGGAGGGGAACCTCCAGTAGTTATAGATGCGGAGGATATGGGAGAATTTGATTACGCTTTTCTTAATGATAGTGTTGCTCAGCATAAAGTTAAACATACAATTCCTGTAGATAAAATTGACCCTGATCTATATGAGGCGGTATTTTTTGCAGGAGGTAAAGGAGCTATGTTTGATTTTCCAGATAATGAGTCAATACAAGCTATAGTCAGAAATTTGTATGAAAACGACAAAGTAGTTGGAGCCGTATGTCATGGTCCAGCTGCTTTAGTAAATGTAACGCTTAATACCGGAAAACATTTATTAGAGAATAAGAAAGTAAGTGGATTCACTAATGCAGAAGAATTATTATTAATATCGGATGCAAAAACAATATTCCCATTTCTTTTACAAGATAAACTCGTCGATCAAGGAGGGGTTTTTAATGAAGGAATGATGTATCTAGAAAACATAAGTAAAGATAAAAATCTGATTACGGGTCAAAATCCTTGGTCCACTTGGGTTCTAGCAGAATCAATGATTGCTGAATTGGGTTATACACCCAAATTTAGAAAAGTTACTGGAGAAGAAAATGCCGTAAAAGTTTTAAAAACGTATCACGAGCAAGGTCCAGAAAAAGCTAGAGTACTTATTGATCAAATGTATACAAAAGATAAGCAACCTATGTCTAGAGTATTAATAGCAAAACATGGGATTATTGCAGCTATGCAAGGAAAAATTGGTCGTTTTATTAGTTTAACAAGTCTTACTTCATATGCAAAAAAGAAATCAAATAAGCATAGCTAG
- a CDS encoding amidohydrolase family protein has product MKKTLIKKWVLGTVLVILVISIGSCIRVNSKINQHQGAKTELVNTSIFNSINSPLAITNISVLSKDCTKMLDSLTVLIKEGKIVSIDKRTNVTNEYTNIDGTGQYLIPGLIDTHVHLKKSKNDLLLFLANGVTTVGEMFGDKSHLEWREEAKSGTLSPNLYVATRKLGSEKGMISKIKSWFGAPKSYTSQRKARKAVRKFKEQGYDAIKLTNLNPEIYEAIVDEAVKQNIPAIGHLGSEVGLDGLYNSGQSQLAHVEEIVKNTMNEFGVVYYNKTEEYLQFLKERADTIAIKIKEKNIVVSSTIWLVESFPKQKLELDSFIKTIPLEYANPGIVEGSSITRGWTPGNNYYENLNAKNDPELQKRVKGYWETYVKAHHIMTKALIKHNVIVVAGTDANVACAIPGFSLHKELHSLNKVGLTNSRVLQSTTVHAGEWMQYNIGKIEVGYNADLVILKKNPLDDITNTKTIQSVIINGKLLNRTTLDNMLESVKEANNRSRKMSINQYIN; this is encoded by the coding sequence ATGAAAAAAACATTAATCAAAAAATGGGTTTTGGGAACAGTACTAGTTATATTAGTAATTAGTATTGGTTCTTGTATCCGAGTTAATTCGAAAATCAATCAACACCAAGGAGCAAAAACAGAGCTTGTTAATACCTCAATTTTTAATTCTATTAATTCTCCATTAGCAATTACCAATATTAGTGTGTTATCTAAAGATTGTACTAAAATGTTGGATAGTCTAACAGTATTAATCAAAGAAGGTAAAATAGTTTCAATAGATAAACGAACTAATGTTACTAATGAGTATACAAATATCGATGGGACCGGTCAATATTTAATACCTGGTCTTATTGACACACATGTACACTTAAAGAAAAGTAAGAATGATCTTTTATTATTTCTAGCTAACGGAGTTACTACCGTAGGAGAGATGTTCGGTGACAAGTCACATTTAGAATGGAGGGAAGAGGCAAAAAGTGGAACATTGAGTCCAAACCTTTATGTAGCAACTAGAAAACTTGGTAGTGAAAAAGGTATGATATCAAAGATTAAAAGTTGGTTTGGAGCACCAAAATCCTATACAAGTCAAAGAAAAGCGCGCAAAGCAGTTCGTAAATTTAAAGAACAAGGTTATGATGCAATTAAACTTACTAATTTAAATCCAGAAATATATGAGGCTATTGTAGATGAAGCTGTAAAACAAAATATACCGGCGATAGGTCATTTAGGTTCAGAAGTAGGATTAGATGGCTTGTACAATTCTGGACAGTCTCAACTTGCTCATGTAGAAGAGATTGTTAAAAACACCATGAATGAGTTTGGTGTAGTTTATTATAATAAAACAGAAGAATATCTTCAGTTTTTGAAGGAAAGAGCTGACACTATAGCTATTAAAATTAAAGAAAAAAATATCGTAGTATCTTCTACAATATGGTTAGTGGAAAGTTTTCCTAAACAAAAATTAGAATTAGATAGTTTTATCAAAACAATTCCCTTAGAATATGCTAATCCAGGTATTGTTGAAGGGTCGAGTATTACTAGAGGTTGGACACCAGGAAATAATTACTACGAGAATTTGAATGCAAAAAACGACCCTGAACTTCAAAAAAGGGTTAAAGGATATTGGGAAACCTATGTAAAAGCTCATCATATCATGACCAAAGCATTAATTAAGCATAATGTAATAGTTGTAGCGGGGACCGATGCTAATGTAGCATGTGCTATTCCTGGTTTTTCATTGCATAAAGAATTACATTCTCTTAACAAAGTTGGTTTAACGAATTCTCGTGTATTACAGTCTACAACAGTACATGCTGGCGAATGGATGCAATATAATATTGGTAAAATTGAAGTTGGTTATAATGCAGATTTAGTGATACTAAAAAAGAATCCTTTAGATGATATCACTAATACTAAAACAATTCAGTCAGTAATTATTAATGGAAAACTTCTAAACCGAACTACACTAGATAATATGTTAGAATCTGTAAAAGAAGCTAATAACAGAAGTAGAAAAATGAGTATAAATCAATATATCAATTAA
- a CDS encoding YHYH protein, whose protein sequence is MKKFKIPSLLITMSIVIISCSDTQFKKTSHSHDGFSHIHQDAIDYFDSYSLINEKYGTKTKVTVSKNKRIMITNALPNHKTGDFPNSGNPNKIRAQEKTYSFPVNPIYTGKSVWVREPGVALNGVKFEPGTAEVVECSSGENYRVEALQDLIDLGLDFNHAHVQPTGAYHYHGTPTSIITDFDTGKDLVHIGFAHDGYPIYYSKSGIYKPSYKLLKGTREGEDCSYENPMTRMDIAVGGHHDGTYGSDFEYVAGYGDLDECNGIIHNGNYIYLVTESFPYISRCLMGEFKEQKRPRRPFPPNKGPRKG, encoded by the coding sequence ATGAAAAAGTTTAAAATCCCTTCGCTTTTAATTACCATGAGTATTGTTATAATCAGTTGTAGTGATACGCAATTCAAAAAAACAAGTCATTCTCACGATGGATTTAGTCATATACATCAAGATGCAATAGATTATTTTGATTCGTATTCATTGATTAATGAAAAGTATGGAACAAAAACCAAGGTTACTGTTTCCAAGAACAAAAGAATTATGATTACTAATGCGCTTCCGAACCATAAAACAGGTGATTTTCCTAACTCTGGAAATCCAAATAAGATTAGAGCGCAAGAAAAAACATATAGTTTTCCTGTTAATCCAATTTATACAGGTAAGTCTGTTTGGGTAAGAGAACCAGGTGTAGCTCTAAATGGTGTTAAATTTGAACCAGGAACTGCAGAAGTGGTAGAATGTTCGAGTGGAGAAAATTACAGAGTAGAAGCTTTGCAAGATCTAATTGATTTGGGTTTGGATTTTAATCATGCGCATGTACAACCTACTGGAGCGTATCATTATCATGGCACTCCAACTTCTATTATAACTGATTTTGATACTGGAAAAGATTTAGTACATATTGGATTTGCTCATGATGGATATCCAATATATTATTCTAAAAGTGGAATATATAAGCCTAGTTATAAACTTTTAAAGGGAACAAGAGAAGGAGAAGATTGTAGTTATGAAAATCCAATGACTCGCATGGATATTGCTGTTGGTGGTCATCATGATGGTACCTATGGATCAGATTTCGAATATGTCGCAGGTTATGGAGATTTAGATGAATGTAATGGAATTATACATAATGGGAATTATATTTATTTAGTTACCGAAAGTTTTCCTTATATCAGTAGATGTTTAATGGGGGAATTTAAAGAACAGAAAAGACCTAGAAGACCTTTTCCTCCAAACAAAGGACCAAGAAAAGGATAA
- a CDS encoding AraC family transcriptional regulator produces the protein MKLVYDFLFIIGMLFSCIYIYIFYKSKDKGLHKSILIVFFALLVFVLLESYASIHNIEILLDISFLIVYGVKLALGPLLLLYIQSLFLDDKKVLKNGIIHLTPFVVFVILISAPYKIAMVSGEYFVDYIDVIQQYLFIKRPLLDIIYLIYIYISFRTFDKFKKALKCNYSHIEHNNFIWVRYLLIAPFIIIFIDLFFVGYQILFGYLRWRTQNLIMLLTSISVCYGLYYGVKQSKVLVPYFLLDSSIGSKDRKKMINEKLESEFSSFEKLLVEFMEKEKPYLDEDLTLSKLASGIHITDKKLSALLNQYLEISFYNFVNSYRIKEFKQLIALPLYKDYTIEGIAYECGFKSKASFYRLFKKETGQSPSEFKINQN, from the coding sequence GTGAAATTAGTTTACGATTTTCTTTTTATCATAGGAATGCTTTTTTCGTGCATTTATATCTATATTTTTTATAAATCAAAGGATAAAGGACTTCATAAATCAATTTTGATTGTATTTTTTGCATTATTGGTTTTCGTTTTGTTAGAATCGTATGCTTCGATACATAATATCGAGATATTACTAGACATCAGTTTTTTAATTGTGTATGGAGTAAAATTAGCACTTGGACCTTTGTTACTTTTATATATTCAATCCTTATTTTTAGATGATAAAAAGGTGTTAAAAAATGGAATTATTCATTTAACTCCTTTTGTTGTTTTTGTTATTCTAATTTCTGCCCCATACAAGATAGCAATGGTTTCGGGAGAATATTTTGTAGACTATATCGATGTTATTCAACAATATCTTTTTATCAAGCGACCGTTATTAGATATTATTTATTTAATATATATCTATATCAGTTTTAGAACTTTTGATAAGTTTAAAAAAGCATTAAAGTGTAATTATTCTCATATCGAGCATAATAATTTTATTTGGGTACGATACCTTTTAATAGCCCCATTTATTATTATTTTTATCGATCTGTTTTTTGTTGGATATCAAATCCTATTTGGCTATTTGAGATGGAGGACTCAAAATTTGATTATGTTATTAACTTCCATTTCTGTTTGTTATGGATTGTATTATGGTGTTAAGCAATCTAAAGTATTGGTGCCATATTTTTTATTAGATAGTTCTATAGGTAGTAAGGATAGAAAGAAAATGATCAATGAAAAATTAGAATCTGAGTTTTCTTCTTTCGAAAAATTGCTTGTAGAATTTATGGAAAAAGAAAAACCTTATTTAGATGAAGATTTAACACTTAGTAAGTTAGCATCCGGAATTCATATTACAGACAAGAAATTATCAGCTTTGTTAAATCAATATTTAGAAATTTCCTTCTATAATTTTGTGAATAGTTATAGGATTAAAGAGTTTAAACAATTAATAGCATTACCATTATATAAAGATTATACAATAGAAGGAATAGCTTATGAATGTGGATTTAAATCTAAAGCGAGCTTTTATAGGTTATTTAAGAAAGAAACAGGCCAATCTCCATCAGAGTTTAAAATAAATCAAAATTAA
- a CDS encoding serine hydrolase, protein MILSKRTVKLWILIFYLISLPTSYGQNSNKTIRVPDGRVINVALLNKHIKKAMDSINLPGLSIAIINGNDIAYHNTFGFANLKTKKPVTKRTIFEGASLSKPLFAYFLMKMVEKGVLDLDEPIYPYLEPIFPEGVIHKDSFENYKILTPRIILSHGSGIPNWVKGKPIEIKFKPGTDFSYSGEAYQHLGAAFGTKLGIGWGSKLDSLFLKEAAHPIGMDRSIYTWNNIYNEDVANGHIKGKTNPEINKYKKVGPGFSLHSDAEDYALFLIEMMNPKNIKMTTRDQMLREHNHFKPDNKLLKETGQTGWGLGFAQKPTPNGLMHLHTGNNHDFQAYAMFIPDQKYGFVIFANSDNLFPLLETIEKFLGEHF, encoded by the coding sequence ATGATTTTATCAAAACGAACAGTAAAACTATGGATATTGATTTTTTATTTAATATCCTTACCAACGTCTTATGGACAAAATAGTAATAAAACAATTCGAGTACCGGATGGAAGAGTGATTAATGTTGCTTTATTAAATAAGCATATTAAAAAAGCTATGGATTCTATTAATTTACCTGGTCTTTCTATAGCAATAATAAATGGTAACGATATTGCATATCATAATACATTTGGTTTTGCAAATCTTAAAACTAAGAAACCGGTTACAAAAAGAACCATCTTTGAAGGTGCTTCTCTTTCAAAACCTCTTTTTGCATATTTTTTAATGAAAATGGTAGAAAAAGGAGTGTTGGATTTAGATGAACCAATATATCCATATCTAGAACCTATATTTCCTGAAGGAGTTATTCATAAAGACTCATTTGAGAATTATAAGATTTTAACTCCAAGAATTATTTTATCCCACGGTTCTGGTATTCCTAATTGGGTAAAAGGAAAGCCAATTGAAATTAAATTCAAACCGGGTACAGATTTTTCATATTCTGGAGAAGCTTATCAACATTTGGGCGCAGCTTTTGGTACTAAGTTAGGGATAGGATGGGGGAGCAAATTGGATTCTTTATTTTTAAAAGAAGCTGCGCATCCTATCGGTATGGATAGAAGTATATATACTTGGAACAACATCTATAATGAAGATGTTGCAAATGGCCATATAAAAGGAAAAACAAATCCAGAAATTAATAAATACAAAAAAGTTGGTCCTGGTTTTAGTTTGCACTCAGATGCAGAAGATTATGCATTGTTTTTAATCGAAATGATGAACCCGAAAAATATTAAGATGACTACACGTGATCAAATGCTACGGGAACATAATCATTTTAAACCTGATAATAAGTTGTTAAAAGAAACCGGTCAAACTGGTTGGGGTCTTGGTTTTGCTCAAAAACCTACTCCCAATGGACTGATGCATTTGCATACAGGTAACAATCATGATTTTCAGGCATATGCGATGTTTATTCCTGACCAAAAATATGGTTTTGTGATTTTTGCAAATTCAGATAATTTATTTCCTTTACTGGAAACAATAGAGAAATTTTTAGGAGAACATTTTTAA